The following coding sequences lie in one Populus trichocarpa isolate Nisqually-1 chromosome 14, P.trichocarpa_v4.1, whole genome shotgun sequence genomic window:
- the LOC18104979 gene encoding allene oxide synthase 1, chloroplastic, translating into MASSSLAFPTLQPQFQSLKNKSTSKPSTRRLSFRTIRASVSEKPSVSAPGVTVSPPENTKLPIRKIPGDYGLPLVGPFKDRMDYFYNQGRDNFFKSKVLKYGSTVFRANMGPGPFIAPNPQVVVLLDGKSFPVLFDVTKVEKKDLFTGTYMPSTELTGGYRILSYLDPSEPMHAKLKKFMFYLLKSRRDHVIPEFKASYTELFTSLEKDLALKGKANFVAANDQAAFNFLARAWFGTEPAQTSLGLDGPGLVSKWVLFNLGPVLSLGLPKYLEDLTIHSFRLPPSMIKKNYQRLYDFFYASSSFLLDEAENLGISREEACHNLLFSTCFNSFGGMKILFPNMMKWLGRAGAKLHAQLAEEIRSVVQSDGGNVTMRGMEQMPLMKSAVYEALRIEPPVPLQYGKAKRDLIIESHDAAFEVKEGELLFGFQPFATKDPKIFTRAEEFVADRFIGEGEELLKHVLWSNGPETEKPTLGNKQCAGKDFVVLVARLLVVELFLRYDSFEIEVGKSSLGAAVTVTSLKRARF; encoded by the coding sequence ATGGCTTCATCTTCTCTAGCTTTTCCAACCCTTCAACCCCAATTCCAgtcactaaaaaacaaatctacttCCAAGCCCTCAACTCGTAGACTGTCCTTCCGTACCATCAGAGCATCAGTATCAGAAAAACCATCAGTTTCGGCTCCAGGTGTTACTGTTTCACCACCTGAAAACACCAAACTCCCGATCCGTAAAATCCCTGGTGATTATGGCCTTCCTCTTGTCGGTCCCTTTAAAGATCGTATGGATTATTTTTATAACCAGGGCAGAGACAATTTCTTCAAATCCAAAGTTCTGAAATACGGATCAACGGTGTTTAGAGCCAACATGGGACCAGGTCCTTTTATTGCTCCAAATCCACAGGTTGTGGTTTTACTTGACGGCAAGAGCTTTCCGGTTCTATTTGACGTGACaaaagttgaaaagaaagaCCTTTTTACAGGTACTTACATGCCTTCAACAGAACTCACTGGTGGCTATCGAATTCTGTCCTATCTCGATCCATCCGAGCCAATGCacgccaaattgaagaaattcatgttCTATCTCCTCAAGTCACGCCGTGATCACGTAATCCCTGAATTCAAAGCCAGTTACACAGAACTCTTTACGAGTCTTGAAAAAGATTTGGCTCTCAAAGGGAAAGCTAATTTCGTCGCTGCTAATGATCAAGCAGCTTTTAACTTCTTGGCTCGGGCTTGGTTTGGTACTGAACCGGCACAGACCAGTCTTGGCCTTGACGGACCTGGTCTAGTTTCAAAATGGGTGCTCTTTAACCTTGGTCCGGTCCTTTCTCTCGGTCTTCCAAAATATCTCGAAGATCTTACAATCCACTCCTTCCGTCTACCACCatcaatgattaaaaaaaactaccagCGCCTTTACGATTTCTTCTATGCTTCGTCAAGCTTCCTGCTCGATGAAGCAGAGAATTTAGGAATTTCACGAGAGGAGGCATGCCATAATCTTCTCTTCTCCACATGCTTTAACTCGTTCGGTGGAATGAAGATTTTATTTCCAAACATGATGAAATGGCTAGGCCGTGCCGGGGCCAAACTCCACGCTCAGTTAGCCGAAGAGATCAGATCAGTTGTTCAATCCGACGGTGGAAATGTTACAATGAGGGGTATGGAACAGATGCCGTTGATGAAATCAGCAGTCTATGAAGCACTCCGGATTGAACCACCAGTCCCTCTACAGTACGGTAAAGCAAAGCGTGATCTGATAATTGAAAGCCACGATGCTGCTTTCGAAGTCAAAGAAGGGGAGCTGTTATTCGGGTTTCAACCATTTGCTACTAAAGACCCGAAAATATTTACTCGGGCTGAAGAGTTTGTTGCTGACAGGTTTATTGGGGAGGGAGAGGAGTTGTTGAAGCATGTGCTGTGGTCTAATGGGCCTGAGACAGAGAAGCCAACGTTGGGAAATAAACAGTGTGCAGGGAAGGATTTTGTTGTACTCGTGGCTAGGCTGCTTGTCGTGGAATTGTTTTTAAGGTATGATTCTTTTGAGATAGAGGTTGGCAAGTCATCCCTGGGAGCTGCTGTGACGGTCACTTCATTAAAGAGGGCAAGGTTTTAG